Proteins co-encoded in one Candida albicans SC5314 chromosome 3, complete sequence genomic window:
- a CDS encoding uncharacterized protein (Ortholog of C. dubliniensis CD36 : Cd36_86510, C. parapsilosis CDC317 : CPAR2_206110, Candida tenuis NRRL Y-1498 : CANTEDRAFT_112184 and Debaryomyces hansenii CBS767 : DEHA2F17292g), which translates to MFLCMYVFSLKNRKELNRRKKCGRQVVGKKKIVLKTSAQPNLIQVYSYPLKTFIESMWPFTKSSNTDDSLDDLPSDLQKVLEQEIRQDSNKFELDKYSRIVNDKLNQLPPQFTNEQEFLDFENYKIQNNHQIVAQINCAEIENYLIQLNNNHSISQFWSSLFNSTNTNPNSSENNVTTNPNQALQNYKSCKNLTIDGLKLLYYSKCYNIKQCQFIRYHLDQLYIKNFGSLGQNVNDKNIESYYKDLDQLFYKVWK; encoded by the coding sequence ATGTTtttatgtatgtatgtatttagtttgaaaaatagaaaagaattaaatcgaagaaaaaaatgtgGGAGACAAGTTgtaggaaaaaaaaaaatagttttaAAAACCTCAGCTCAACCAAACCTCATTCAAGTATACTCTTATCCGTTAAAAACATTCATAGAATCGATGTGGCCGTTCactaaatcatcaaatacAGATGACAGTCTTGATGATCTACCAAGtgatttacaaaaagtTTTAGAACAAGAAATACGTCAAGATTCTAACAAATTTGAACTAGATAAATATTCTCGAATAGTCAATGATAAACTCAATCAATTACCACCACAATTTACTaatgaacaagaatttttggattttgaaaattataaaattcaaaacaatCATCAAATAGTGGCACAAATAAATTGTgctgaaattgaaaattatttgattcaattgaataataatcattCAATATCTCAATTTTGGTCAAGCCTATTTAATTCAACTAATACCAATCCTAATTCTTCTGAAAATAATGTTACTacaaatccaaatcaaGCGTTGcaaaattataaatcatGTAAAAACTTGACTATTGACggattgaaattattgtaTTATTCCAAATGttataatataaaacaatGTCAATTTATAAGGTATCATTTAGATCAACtttatattaaaaattttggttCATTAGGTCAAAATGtcaatgataaaaatattgaatctTATTATAAAGATTTAGATCAATTATTCTATAAGGTTTGGAAATAA